The following coding sequences lie in one Alloacidobacterium dinghuense genomic window:
- a CDS encoding ABC transporter permease, translating into MAQLRQDLAYTFRRLSKTPGLVLAVVISIGLGLAANSTIFSMVSRFVLTPPPVGDPGSLLSLKTTDKNECCSNFPWPLYTDLRDQAKSFSGLAAYDELLPASIGGNGEPERLWGQAATANYFDVAQMRMALGRGFLPSEERQQVIVLGYRVWQRRFASDAAIIGKAIPLSGHPYTVVGVAPPGFHGLDSILDPQYWVPLGNIETLAPGSAGSIVSVWQGRDNHWLAVIGRLTAGTTQTQAANELTTLSQSFAKAYPATDKDLGFYTDRAGALPPREKSMTLLFLAALSIVVLLVLAIACANVVNLLLANAAARQREMAVRIALGATRKLLLRQMLLESVILALGGGLVGTGLSLWATSALAVFHIPAPVPIDTNLSIDWRVLLYTFVLSVGTGLFFGLIPALIASRPILTSALKGEDALARPGRRITLRNILVVAQIAMSIILLSATGLFLRSLEHASTIDPGFRSRNVLMVSVDPRVHGYTSEHTAQFLTQSRDRLAAIPGVISAAATDSVPLSGGNRSDGMAAEGNPKQEAPIVEMYMATPGYFETLGIPRIAGRDFANESPTGPKVAVINKALAEKLFPGLNPIGQHVRDGDTLYEVIGVVGNIKSRFIGEDTRPVLFRSLAQSIGSDPSFLGYTLIIHSEGDTANLLSAVRQQIHALDPAMAVYNAETIEGHISSALFLPRLAGTLFGVFGFIGLVLAAVGLYGVMSYAVSRRTREIGIRIALGAQLAAIQRLILRQGMILTLIALVLGLPASLAATKLFNSFLYGVRPHDALTFTLVPVFLATVALVASWIPARRASKVDPQTTLRYE; encoded by the coding sequence ATGGCACAACTGCGGCAGGATCTGGCCTATACCTTTCGTCGCCTTTCCAAAACACCGGGCCTCGTGCTCGCTGTGGTCATTTCCATCGGACTTGGGCTAGCTGCCAACTCGACCATCTTCTCCATGGTCAGCCGCTTCGTACTCACGCCTCCGCCCGTAGGCGATCCCGGCTCACTGCTGTCCCTGAAGACCACCGACAAGAACGAGTGCTGCAGCAACTTCCCCTGGCCGCTTTACACTGACCTGCGCGACCAGGCAAAATCCTTCTCCGGCCTCGCCGCCTATGATGAACTCCTGCCCGCTTCCATCGGCGGCAATGGCGAACCTGAGCGCCTTTGGGGACAAGCCGCCACAGCCAACTACTTCGATGTAGCCCAGATGCGCATGGCCCTCGGCCGCGGCTTTCTCCCGAGCGAGGAGCGACAACAGGTCATCGTTCTCGGCTACCGCGTCTGGCAGCGCCGCTTCGCATCCGACGCTGCCATCATCGGCAAAGCCATCCCACTCTCCGGACATCCCTATACAGTCGTCGGCGTAGCCCCCCCAGGCTTCCATGGCCTCGATTCCATCCTCGATCCGCAATACTGGGTTCCACTCGGCAACATCGAAACTCTCGCCCCGGGCTCCGCCGGAAGTATCGTGAGCGTATGGCAAGGACGTGATAATCACTGGCTCGCGGTCATTGGCCGTCTCACTGCGGGCACCACACAGACGCAAGCAGCCAACGAACTGACAACGCTCTCCCAGAGTTTTGCCAAGGCCTACCCCGCAACCGACAAAGACCTCGGCTTCTACACCGACCGGGCCGGTGCCCTGCCACCGCGTGAGAAGTCCATGACCCTGCTCTTTCTCGCCGCCCTCTCCATTGTGGTTCTGCTCGTCCTCGCCATCGCCTGCGCCAATGTCGTGAACCTGCTTCTCGCCAACGCCGCCGCCCGCCAGCGTGAAATGGCCGTCCGCATCGCCCTCGGAGCCACGCGCAAACTGCTCCTGCGCCAGATGCTTCTCGAAAGCGTCATCCTAGCCCTGGGCGGCGGACTCGTCGGCACCGGGCTATCGCTGTGGGCCACATCCGCTCTCGCCGTATTCCACATACCCGCACCCGTTCCCATCGATACGAACCTCAGCATCGATTGGCGCGTCCTGCTCTACACCTTTGTTCTAAGCGTCGGCACCGGACTGTTCTTCGGCCTCATTCCCGCATTGATCGCCTCACGCCCCATCCTCACCAGCGCCCTGAAAGGCGAAGACGCGCTCGCGCGACCCGGCCGCCGCATCACCTTGCGCAACATCCTCGTCGTCGCGCAGATCGCCATGTCTATCATCCTGCTCTCTGCCACCGGACTCTTTCTGCGCAGCCTCGAACACGCTTCCACCATCGATCCCGGCTTCCGCTCGCGCAACGTCCTCATGGTCTCCGTCGATCCGCGCGTCCACGGCTACACATCTGAGCACACAGCGCAATTCCTCACCCAATCGCGCGACCGCCTCGCCGCCATCCCCGGCGTCATCTCCGCCGCCGCGACGGACAGCGTGCCGCTCTCCGGAGGCAACCGCAGTGACGGCATGGCAGCCGAGGGTAACCCGAAGCAAGAGGCCCCCATCGTCGAAATGTACATGGCTACGCCCGGATACTTTGAAACCCTCGGCATCCCCCGCATCGCGGGCCGCGACTTCGCCAATGAATCGCCCACCGGACCAAAGGTAGCTGTCATCAATAAAGCCCTCGCCGAAAAGCTCTTCCCCGGCTTGAACCCCATCGGCCAGCACGTCCGCGATGGCGACACACTTTACGAAGTCATCGGCGTTGTCGGCAATATCAAGTCGCGCTTCATCGGCGAAGACACCCGTCCCGTTCTCTTCCGCTCGCTCGCACAAAGTATCGGCAGCGACCCTTCTTTTCTCGGCTACACCCTCATCATCCATTCGGAAGGCGATACGGCAAATCTGCTCTCCGCCGTACGGCAGCAGATTCACGCGCTCGACCCGGCCATGGCCGTCTACAACGCTGAGACCATCGAAGGGCACATCAGCAGCGCACTTTTTCTACCGCGCCTCGCCGGAACCCTCTTCGGCGTCTTCGGCTTCATCGGCCTCGTGCTCGCAGCCGTCGGACTCTACGGCGTCATGAGCTACGCCGTCAGCCGCCGCACGCGCGAAATCGGCATCCGCATCGCCCTCGGTGCGCAACTCGCAGCCATCCAGCGCCTCATCCTGCGCCAGGGAATGATTCTCACTCTCATCGCGCTCGTCCTCGGCCTGCCCGCATCTCTCGCTGCGACAAAACTCTTCAACAGCTTCCTATATGGAGTCCGTCCGCACGACGCGCTCACCTTCACGTTGGTGCCGGTCTTTCTCGCAACCGTAGCCCTCGTAGCCAGCTGGATCCCAGCCCGCCGCGCTTCCAAAGTAGACCCACAAACCACCCTGCGTTACGAGTGA
- a CDS encoding DUF1570 domain-containing protein: MSRIIALLLLFLSVLTASASSPSWVEVQSPHFTLITDAGEKQGVHVLDQLERMRWVFKTLFPTSNVDPAAPIFVIATKNKKDFSTLEPEAYLAKGQINLAGLFLNTIDKNYILLRLDAEGEQHPFAIIYHEYTHLQLSKASDWLPLWLNEGLAEFFQNTDIHDKDVQLGEPSMDDLLYLRQNRIIPLPTLIKVDATSPYYHEEQKGSIFYAESWALTHYIEISDRQNNTHHLSDYAERLSRHEDPVTAAQEAFGDLNQLQKALESYITQSGFHFFHMSSASAPIDDASFKVKPLTQPEADAIRADFLACEQRTKDSRALLDSVLKEDPNNVLAHETMGYLEFASGNLPAAQKWYEQAVKLDSQSYLAQYYYAAISLSTGSGDDAQIESSLRAAIKLNPEFAPSYDQLASFYGMRREKLSQAHILNSQAISLDPGEMRYRLNAANILLEEVKPDDALRVLKQALSVAKTPEDAAKVQQRINEIEQDQTARNQASQQAAARAASQPFVPAREVSTPPKHPTEEPHGPKHLAKGIIHNVECNGASEIELKVEGSGPAVSLYTNDYMKVDFTAANFTRQEKFIPAKTWRG; encoded by the coding sequence ATGTCACGCATAATTGCTTTACTGTTGCTGTTTCTTTCTGTCTTGACTGCTTCCGCATCCAGCCCCTCATGGGTGGAAGTCCAAAGCCCTCACTTCACCCTCATCACCGACGCCGGTGAGAAGCAAGGCGTTCATGTCCTTGATCAGCTCGAACGCATGCGCTGGGTTTTCAAAACTCTCTTCCCCACCTCAAACGTTGATCCCGCAGCACCAATTTTCGTGATCGCAACAAAGAACAAAAAGGATTTTTCAACACTCGAACCGGAAGCCTACCTCGCCAAAGGCCAGATCAATCTGGCGGGCCTGTTCCTTAACACGATCGACAAGAACTACATCCTGCTCCGGCTTGACGCTGAAGGCGAACAGCATCCGTTCGCAATCATCTATCACGAGTACACGCATCTTCAGCTCAGCAAAGCCAGTGACTGGCTGCCGCTATGGCTCAACGAAGGCTTAGCTGAGTTTTTTCAGAACACCGATATTCACGACAAGGATGTTCAACTCGGCGAACCGAGCATGGACGATCTCCTCTATCTCCGCCAGAATCGAATCATCCCTCTACCCACGCTCATCAAGGTCGACGCCACCTCTCCCTACTACCACGAAGAGCAAAAGGGATCGATCTTTTACGCTGAATCCTGGGCGCTCACGCACTACATCGAAATCAGCGACCGCCAGAACAACACCCACCATTTGAGTGACTACGCTGAGCGACTCAGCCGCCATGAAGATCCGGTAACAGCTGCGCAGGAGGCCTTCGGCGATCTCAATCAACTCCAGAAGGCGCTCGAGTCGTACATCACCCAGTCCGGCTTCCACTTTTTTCACATGTCCAGCGCCTCGGCGCCCATCGATGACGCATCGTTCAAAGTCAAGCCGCTGACGCAGCCCGAAGCCGATGCCATCCGCGCCGATTTCCTCGCCTGCGAGCAGCGCACCAAAGACTCTCGCGCGCTGCTCGACAGCGTGCTCAAAGAGGACCCAAACAATGTTCTGGCGCATGAAACGATGGGCTATCTCGAATTCGCTTCCGGCAATCTCCCTGCCGCGCAGAAATGGTACGAGCAGGCGGTCAAACTCGATTCGCAGAGCTACCTCGCCCAGTACTACTACGCTGCCATCTCCCTCTCTACAGGTTCCGGCGACGATGCCCAAATCGAAAGCAGCCTCCGTGCAGCTATCAAGCTTAATCCAGAATTCGCGCCCTCCTACGACCAGCTGGCATCGTTCTACGGCATGCGTCGTGAAAAGTTAAGCCAGGCGCACATACTTAATTCGCAGGCAATCTCCCTCGATCCCGGTGAAATGCGCTATCGGCTCAACGCCGCCAACATTCTCCTTGAGGAAGTAAAGCCTGACGATGCTCTGCGCGTCTTGAAGCAGGCCCTGAGCGTAGCCAAAACTCCCGAAGACGCAGCAAAGGTCCAGCAACGGATCAACGAGATCGAGCAGGACCAGACTGCTCGCAACCAGGCCAGCCAGCAGGCAGCGGCCAGAGCAGCCAGCCAGCCCTTCGTGCCCGCCAGGGAAGTCTCCACACCGCCAAAGCATCCCACCGAAGAGCCCCACGGACCGAAACATCTGGCAAAGGGCATTATTCACAATGTCGAGTGCAACGGAGCGAGTGAGATCGAATTGAAAGTAGAAGGCTCAGGGCCAGCGGTCTCTCTCTATACCAACGACTATATGAAGGTCGATTTCACCGCTGCCAACTTCACCCGACAGGAGAAATTCATCCCTGCAAAGACCTGGAGGGGATGA